From the genome of Bacteroidetes bacterium SB0662_bin_6, one region includes:
- a CDS encoding MMPL family transporter: protein MSRFPHALRVFIRLVVRQAWAVVLLALVVSVAGFWFARQLRIDTDFSNLVPRDYPSVQALEALRETVGSEATVDVAIVSPSFEANKAFAEQLIPRALALAPGPQAEPYLHRVDFEKDTAFLEQNALYFATYAELDSLESYLRDEIRDARLEANPFFFDLDDEEDESEDEAAYDPERDLEEVYDHIVGKRYPVNEDSTIMALRFYPSGSQTDIGFIETLYDDLDTLIAELTPTAYHPEMQVVPAGRLLRQLVEVRAISDDVLNSFAAGVTAVLLLVVGYFFYKGYTARAGHRFSRRVLVAQLVRIPALACLIGIPLLMSLSWTLGVAWFAFGMLNMMTSTLGLVLFGLGIDYGIHFYARYTEERSLGRTVADAAESTFTSTGKAIAVGAFTTAAALYVLTGADFRGFSEFGFIAGTGILFAVGAMTVVMPALLVLFERYRLLNFEAGAGVQAPVQGYGRIPGSRGLVLGSIGLVIAALAFLPRVGFQYDFGALDPVYEAYDAKRNLIGEVYPSRGRNPAYVLVDDPSEAPAVEEAIERHARSDTLSPTIDRAETLQERFPMADEEQQHKLARIAQIRALLADPFLQADTDEGLARVERAAGTVQPLAIEQLPESIRNRFVSKTGELGGFVVIYPSVGLSDGRASMKFADDVGKIVTEDGSTYYAGSPSIVAADMLRLMRSDAPWMMAGALIMVILLMWINFRAARWVALATAPLVVGVLWMILVIEIIGLQLNFYNMIVLPAILGIGNDAGVHLVHRYREEGPGSIRRVLRYTGEHIAMGSFTTMIGFSGLLLSFHPGLRSIGELAVVGIGATLLAAILFLPAALQWLEDRRTPAVVDTGAS, encoded by the coding sequence ATGAGTCGTTTCCCCCACGCGTTGCGCGTTTTCATCCGGTTGGTGGTTCGGCAGGCCTGGGCGGTGGTGCTTCTTGCTCTGGTCGTTTCCGTAGCGGGCTTCTGGTTCGCCCGGCAACTTCGCATCGACACGGATTTTTCCAACCTTGTTCCGCGTGATTATCCGAGTGTGCAGGCGCTGGAAGCGCTGCGCGAAACCGTGGGAAGCGAGGCAACCGTGGACGTGGCGATCGTGAGCCCGTCGTTTGAGGCCAACAAGGCGTTCGCCGAGCAGTTGATCCCGCGTGCGCTGGCCCTTGCGCCGGGGCCGCAGGCCGAACCGTATCTGCATCGGGTCGATTTCGAGAAGGACACGGCGTTTCTGGAGCAAAACGCCCTGTATTTCGCGACGTATGCGGAACTGGACAGTCTGGAATCGTACCTCCGCGACGAAATTCGCGATGCGAGACTGGAGGCCAATCCGTTTTTCTTCGATCTGGACGACGAAGAGGACGAATCCGAGGACGAGGCGGCATACGATCCGGAGCGGGACCTCGAGGAAGTGTACGATCATATTGTCGGAAAGCGCTATCCGGTCAACGAGGACAGTACGATCATGGCGCTCCGGTTCTATCCGAGCGGATCGCAGACCGACATAGGATTCATCGAGACGCTGTATGACGACCTGGATACGCTGATTGCGGAATTGACCCCGACCGCCTATCATCCGGAAATGCAGGTAGTGCCGGCAGGACGGCTTCTGCGCCAACTCGTGGAAGTGCGGGCGATTTCCGACGATGTGCTCAATTCCTTTGCAGCGGGCGTGACGGCCGTCTTGCTGCTGGTGGTGGGGTATTTTTTCTACAAGGGATATACGGCCCGCGCAGGTCATCGATTTTCCCGGCGTGTACTGGTTGCGCAGTTGGTGCGCATTCCGGCGCTTGCCTGCCTGATCGGGATACCCCTCCTTATGAGCCTTTCCTGGACACTGGGCGTGGCCTGGTTTGCCTTCGGGATGCTCAATATGATGACGTCGACGCTTGGGCTTGTGCTGTTCGGTCTCGGGATCGACTACGGCATACATTTTTATGCCCGCTATACGGAAGAGCGCAGCCTGGGCCGTACGGTAGCCGATGCGGCGGAAAGCACGTTCACCAGTACGGGAAAGGCTATCGCAGTGGGTGCTTTTACCACGGCCGCCGCGCTGTATGTGTTGACCGGCGCGGATTTCCGCGGGTTCAGCGAATTCGGTTTCATTGCGGGTACGGGCATTCTTTTTGCCGTGGGGGCCATGACGGTCGTAATGCCGGCGCTGCTGGTCCTTTTCGAGCGCTATCGCCTGCTCAATTTCGAGGCGGGCGCCGGGGTGCAGGCGCCCGTGCAGGGATACGGGAGAATTCCCGGTTCCCGGGGGCTGGTGCTGGGAAGCATAGGGCTGGTTATCGCCGCGCTCGCGTTTCTTCCGAGGGTGGGTTTTCAGTACGATTTCGGCGCGCTCGATCCCGTGTATGAAGCCTACGACGCCAAAAGAAATCTCATCGGCGAAGTATATCCATCAAGAGGCCGCAACCCGGCTTATGTACTTGTGGACGATCCGTCCGAAGCGCCCGCCGTCGAGGAGGCTATCGAACGGCATGCGCGGTCGGATACGCTGTCGCCCACAATCGATCGGGCGGAAACGCTTCAGGAAAGGTTTCCCATGGCCGATGAGGAACAGCAGCACAAGCTGGCTCGCATTGCCCAAATCCGTGCGCTGCTTGCCGACCCGTTCCTGCAGGCTGACACGGACGAAGGGCTTGCGCGCGTCGAGCGTGCAGCGGGGACGGTCCAGCCGCTTGCGATCGAGCAACTTCCCGAGAGTATTCGCAACCGGTTCGTGTCCAAAACCGGCGAATTGGGGGGATTTGTCGTGATATACCCTTCGGTGGGACTTTCCGACGGACGGGCCTCAATGAAATTTGCCGACGATGTGGGAAAGATCGTTACGGAAGACGGGAGCACATACTACGCGGGTTCTCCATCCATTGTCGCCGCGGATATGCTGCGGCTGATGCGCAGCGATGCGCCCTGGATGATGGCAGGCGCCCTGATTATGGTGATCCTGCTCATGTGGATCAACTTCCGTGCAGCGCGGTGGGTCGCGCTGGCTACGGCGCCGCTCGTGGTGGGGGTGTTATGGATGATTCTTGTCATAGAAATCATCGGCCTCCAGCTCAATTTCTATAACATGATCGTACTTCCCGCCATTCTGGGTATCGGCAACGATGCGGGCGTGCATCTGGTCCATCGCTACCGGGAGGAAGGACCCGGTTCCATCCGGCGCGTGCTCCGTTATACGGGCGAGCATATCGCCATGGGGTCCTTCACGACCATGATCGGTTTTTCAGGATTGCTGCTGAGTTTTCACCCGGGTTTGCGCTCGATCGGCGAGTTGGCCGTGGTGGGCATCGGGGCAACGCTGCTTGCAGCGATTCTCTTTCTGCCTGCGGCATTG
- a CDS encoding DUF3047 domain-containing protein, giving the protein MSTLFPIVGLLLVFGEPSSCTAPPDTTVILENFEAGVEGGVPAAWRFFSRSKRRFEAPDRFMNDAGRFSVMREDGNRFLRAYTAGTARRVSLPAEAFHWELPELPYLRWAWRAHRLPEGAREDRVNDSGAAVYVSFSKTDWLGRPLSIKYVYSTGLPRETMVSTGNVKIIVVSSGLEETGEWVQVTRNVVKDYRNIFGTAPPNAPTAITLWSDSDNTDSVAEVDFDNIMLTNLP; this is encoded by the coding sequence ATGAGTACGCTTTTTCCCATAGTTGGTCTGTTGCTGGTCTTTGGGGAGCCGTCGTCATGCACAGCGCCCCCCGACACGACCGTCATACTGGAGAACTTCGAAGCGGGGGTTGAGGGCGGCGTGCCTGCCGCATGGCGCTTCTTTTCCCGCTCGAAACGCCGCTTTGAAGCGCCGGACCGGTTTATGAACGACGCGGGAAGGTTCTCTGTGATGCGGGAAGACGGCAATCGTTTTCTCCGCGCCTATACGGCGGGTACGGCACGGCGCGTCTCGTTGCCGGCCGAGGCCTTCCACTGGGAACTGCCGGAGTTGCCGTACCTGCGATGGGCGTGGCGCGCCCACCGTTTGCCCGAGGGCGCCCGCGAGGATCGGGTCAACGACTCCGGCGCAGCCGTCTATGTATCGTTTTCGAAAACCGACTGGCTCGGGCGTCCGCTCAGCATAAAGTACGTGTACAGCACCGGGTTGCCCCGGGAAACTATGGTTTCGACGGGCAACGTGAAGATCATCGTGGTTTCCAGCGGGCTTGAGGAAACGGGCGAATGGGTGCAGGTCACGCGCAATGTGGTGAAGGATTACCGGAATATATTCGGCACAGCACCGCCGAACGCCCCGACGGCGATCACGCTATGGAGCGATTCGGACAATACGGACTCCGTGGCGGAGGTTGATTTCGACAACATTATGCTCACGAACCTCCCATGA